A window from Malacoplasma iowae encodes these proteins:
- the gnd gene encoding phosphogluconate dehydrogenase (NAD(+)-dependent, decarboxylating), translating to MNKELKIGLIGLGKMGEGLLKNLYRNNFKVIGYDLNKSKYESLRNDGYQLVDSIEKMIEYNNNFINIILVSVPCGKPTSDTVERLISILPMGSIIVDTGNSYFKDSLILYKKAKEKGIYFVDCGTSGGPNGALNGACMMVGGESEAIEIVEPILEKLCVSKGYLHTGKPGSGHFCKMVHNGIEYGIMQSIAEGFQVMHDSPYNYDLQKVAKLYNNGSVIRSWLMELMIEVFNNKEELESISGVVNASGEGLWTVKTALEQGTPVPSIASSLFARQTSLKQPDLYANKLLASLRNKFGGHDTVKKK from the coding sequence ATGAATAAAGAATTAAAAATAGGATTAATAGGACTTGGAAAAATGGGTGAAGGTTTATTGAAAAACCTTTATAGAAATAATTTCAAAGTAATTGGTTATGATTTAAATAAATCAAAATATGAAAGCTTAAGAAATGATGGCTATCAACTTGTTGATTCGATTGAAAAAATGATTGAATACAATAATAATTTTATTAATATTATTTTGGTTTCAGTTCCATGCGGAAAACCAACAAGTGATACTGTTGAAAGATTAATTAGTATTTTACCAATGGGTTCAATTATTGTTGATACAGGTAATTCATATTTTAAAGATAGTCTTATTTTGTATAAAAAAGCAAAAGAAAAAGGAATTTATTTTGTTGATTGTGGAACAAGTGGTGGTCCTAATGGTGCATTAAATGGAGCTTGTATGATGGTTGGTGGAGAAAGTGAAGCTATTGAAATTGTTGAACCAATTCTTGAAAAACTATGTGTATCTAAAGGATATTTACATACTGGAAAACCTGGAAGTGGGCATTTTTGTAAAATGGTTCATAATGGAATCGAATATGGAATTATGCAATCAATTGCTGAGGGATTTCAAGTTATGCACGATAGTCCATATAATTATGATCTACAAAAGGTTGCAAAACTATACAACAATGGTAGTGTCATAAGATCATGGCTTATGGAATTAATGATTGAAGTTTTTAACAACAAAGAAGAACTTGAATCTATATCTGGGGTTGTCAATGCAAGTGGAGAGGGATTGTGAACTGTTAAAACAGCATTAGAACAAGGAACGCCTGTTCCATCAATTGCTTCATCATTATTCGCTAGACAAACATCTTTAAAACAACCAGATCTTTATGCCAATAAATTACTTGCTTCTTTAAGAAATAAATTTGGTGGTCATGACACAGTTAAGAAAAAATAA